GTCGTTGCTGTTGCTCAAGCCACCGGCACATGGCACGAAATACTTCAATCTCGCTGATTTCAGCCAGATTGCGAAGATCAATGGCAATACCGGTTTCTTTCATGCGCAAAAATTCCATATCCCATAAATCACAGGGCTCCAGATCACCACTGCGATAATCCTGCTTACAGGGTGTGTACAGATGCAGGTTCTGCCTGAAGTAGGTCATTTTAGCAACACAGAGATCGTAGAATGAGAAAACAAGCTCAAGAATATGACAGCGCCGAAAAGCACGATGCGTGGCGTAGGGGTGGTCAGGACGATTGGCAAAACAACGGACCCAGTAGATTTTATTATCAATCTGTTTGGGGACCAGTTTGAATTTTTCGATCAGTCGCTGTTTTTCTTCACTGAGTTCATCAAAGAGTTGCTTGCCGTCAATCATGCAAAGAGCCTCGTCATCAGGTGAACGATTAACGACATTAATCTAAATCAGATATTGTGATGTGTCCAATTTGAATTGTTGATCAATCGAAAGATAGACATCAACCCAGATAATAAAAAAGCCGGGGCGTTGGCCCCGGCTTTTTCATCATGATAGGTGCTGAGTGTGTTATTCAAATTCGTAAGGCCAGGCCAGAATGCCGCCTTCCATATAGCGAACATTGGTGAATCCGGCCTGCTGAAGAATAATTTGTGCCTCAAAACCACGCAGACTCAGTTTGCAAAAGGGGATGATCAGCTGGTCTTTTGGAACTTCATCAAGGCGCTTACGCAATGCGCCGAGCGGAATCAGGGTGGCACCGGGAATACGAATCTCTTCATATTCTGCCGGAGATCGGACATCCAGCAACATCACAGGCTCATTGCTGTTCAGATGCTCAACCGCTTCACAAGGACTCATGCTGTCAGCCAGACCATCCAGTTTGTTGCGCATGGCATTGGCCGCCTGAATCAGGGCATCCATGGCATTGGCGAACGGTGGTGCATAGCACAGGTCAAACTGAGCCAGTTGATCAACAGTTGCCCCCATGGTCACAGCAGTCGCGACAACATCCAAACGCTTGTCTACAACTCCCGGACCGACGATCTGTGCGCCGAGAAGCTTGCGGCTGTTCCGGTCGGCAATCAGTTTGACAATGATCGGTTTGTTACCGGGATACAGGTGGGCAATATCCGGTGATGTGGCAATTAGACTGACGGAGTCGTAGCCGTTCAGACGGGCATCTTCTGCACTCAGGCCAGTGCGAGCCACATTGAGGTCGAAAACTTTGACCACCAGGCTGCCAAGGATGCCAGGGAAACGATCCACTTGCCCGGCAATGACATTGGCTGCAACACGACCATGCTTGTTGGCGGTTGATCCAAGTGGCACATAGACGGGTTTGCCGGTCAGTTGATCAATCGATTCAACACAGTCACCAACGGCATAAATCGACGGATCGCTGGTTTGCATCTGGTCATTGACGGCGATGGCACCGGTAGCTCCTAACTCAATTCCAGCGTCGCTGGCAAGGTCGACAACAGGGCGGACACCAATGGCCATTACGACCATATCGGCAGGATATTCTCCCTGTTCGGTGACCACTTTTTCTACACGCTCCTGTCCCTCTATGCGAAGCAGAGGTTCAGAAAGGCGTAAGTTGACACCGTTTTTGCGCAGTTCACGGTGAATCAGCGCGGCACTACTGAAGTCGAGAGCCGTCGCCATCACCTGATCTTTCATTTCAAGCAGAGTGACTTTGATGCCCCGTTTTGTCAGGGCTTCGGCCACTTCCAGACCAATCAGACCACCACCAACGACCACAGCGTTTTGGGATTTTTCTGCAAGGGCATCAAGTTGCTCGGCATGTTCCATGGTTTTCAAGGGCAGAACACCACACAGGTCATGCCCAGGAACCGGTGGTAGAATCGGTGTGTTGCCGGTGGCCATAACCAGAACATCGTAAGTTAAGGTTTCGACAGTGTCGTTATCCAGAGAGCGGATGGTGACGGTTTTATTTTCACGATCAATAGCGGTGGCTTCTGTTCGTGTCCGTGTGGAGAATCCTTTGACGTTGGCAAAGAACGTCTCATCACGCAGTACGCCGACGGGTGTTTTCCTGACTTCCATCAGGTCGTCGTAAAGACCTTCAATATAATAGGGAAGAGGGCAGGCCCCGTAGGAGATATTTTGGGTACGGTCGATGACGGTGATTTCAGCATTGGCATCAAGTCGGCGCAGGCGACAGGCGGTTTTCATGCCCGCTGCAACACCACCGATGATGATAATCTTACGAGTAAGCATATCGGAAACTCCTTATTATCGTCATTGCATCAAAGTTGCCACCATATACCGAATGGTTCATGTTTTCCACTGCCAAACAGTAAAAAAAGCATTTTTTATTGGAATGTTACGAGAATGTTGATTCGATTAAAGGGATGTTTTTTCCGTGTTTAAAAGGTCTGCTGTTTCCCACTGCCGTGATTTGTTATAGTTAGAAAGTTGCCACGCATTTCAGTGTAAAATTTTGCAAGGGCAGCAGAAGGGAGGGATTCATGGAAAAATGTCCGGAGTGTCAGCAGCTGCAAAAAGGAAAATACTGGTGCCGCAATTGCAAACGGGTATTTGTTTGCCCCAATCCCCAATGTGGCGCGAAAATTTCAACGGAGCGTGATAATTGCCCACGCTGCGGTTTGCTGTTTGAAG
This is a stretch of genomic DNA from uncultured Desulfuromonas sp.. It encodes these proteins:
- a CDS encoding FAD-dependent oxidoreductase; the protein is MLTRKIIIIGGVAAGMKTACRLRRLDANAEITVIDRTQNISYGACPLPYYIEGLYDDLMEVRKTPVGVLRDETFFANVKGFSTRTRTEATAIDRENKTVTIRSLDNDTVETLTYDVLVMATGNTPILPPVPGHDLCGVLPLKTMEHAEQLDALAEKSQNAVVVGGGLIGLEVAEALTKRGIKVTLLEMKDQVMATALDFSSAALIHRELRKNGVNLRLSEPLLRIEGQERVEKVVTEQGEYPADMVVMAIGVRPVVDLASDAGIELGATGAIAVNDQMQTSDPSIYAVGDCVESIDQLTGKPVYVPLGSTANKHGRVAANVIAGQVDRFPGILGSLVVKVFDLNVARTGLSAEDARLNGYDSVSLIATSPDIAHLYPGNKPIIVKLIADRNSRKLLGAQIVGPGVVDKRLDVVATAVTMGATVDQLAQFDLCYAPPFANAMDALIQAANAMRNKLDGLADSMSPCEAVEHLNSNEPVMLLDVRSPAEYEEIRIPGATLIPLGALRKRLDEVPKDQLIIPFCKLSLRGFEAQIILQQAGFTNVRYMEGGILAWPYEFE